The window CGATGCGCTTGAACACCGGGCGCACCTTCAGCGAGCGGCGGAGCGTGCGAACCTCGTCCTCGCTCTTGCCGGCGACGGCGGCGAGGCGCTTGTCTGAGAAGCCCATCGCCTTGAGTTGGCGGAAAGCGATCGGCGTCTGCGGCAGGCCGTGCTTGCGGATCTTTTCCTCGGCGTCGACGATGCCGCGCATCTGCTCGAGGAACCACGGATCGATCTTGCAGCTCTCATGGATCTGCTCGTCGGTGAAGCCGGCGCGCATCGCCTGGGCGACCTGCAGGATGCGGTCCGGGGTCGGCGTCGAGAGCGCCGCCTTGATCGCATTCTTGTCGTCGCCATGGCCGACGCCCTCGATCTCGATCTCGTCGAGCCCATCGAGGCCAGTCTCGAGCGAGCGCAGCGCCTTCTGCAGCGATTCCTGGAAGGTGCGGCCGATCGCCATGGCTTCGCCGACCGACTTCATCGCGGTGGTCAGCGTCGGCTCGGAGCCCGGGAACTTCTCGAAGGCGAAGCGCGGGATCTTGGTGACGACGTAGTCGATCGTCGGCTCGAACGAGGCCGGGGTGGCGCCGCCGGTGATGTCGTTCTCGATCTCGTCGAGCGTGTAGCCGACGGCTAGGCGCGCCGCAACCTTGGCGATCGGGAAGCCGGTCGCCTTGGAGGCGAGCGCGGACGAACGCGAGACACGCGGGTTCATCTCGATGACGATCATCCGGCCGCTCTCGGGATCGACCGCGAACTGAACGTTCGAGCCGCCGGTCTCGACGCCGATCTCGCGCAGCACCGCCAGCGAGGCGTCGCGCATGATCTGGTATTCCTTGTCGGTCAGCGTCAGTGCCGGGGCGACGGTGATCGAATCACCAGTGTGGACGCCCATCGGGTCGATGTTCTCGATCGAGCAGACGATGATGCAGTTGTCCGCCTTGTCGCGGACGACCTCCATCTCGTACTCTTTCCAGCCGAGCACGCTCTCCTCGATCAGCACCTCGCTGGTCGGCGAGGCGTCCATGCCGCGCTCGACGATGTCGATGAACTCGCCCTTGTTGTAGGCGATGCCGCCGCCGGTGCCGCCCATGGTGAAGGACGGGCGGATGATCGCCGGCAGGCCGATATCCTCCAGCGCATCGAGCGCGGCGCCGAGCGTCTTGACGTGGTGCGAGCGCGGGGTCGAGAGGCCGATCTTGGTCATTGCCTCGCGGAAGCGCTCGCGATCCTCGGCCTTGTCGATCGCATCGGCGGTGGCGCCGATCATCTCGACGTCGAATTTTTCCAGCACGCCCATCTTCTGCAGCGAGAGGGCGCAGTTGAGCGCGGTCTGGCCGCCCATGGTCGGCAGCAGCGCGAAGCCGCCGGGCAGGACATTGCGCTCCTTCTCGATGATCTTGGCGACGATCTCGGGCGTGATCGGCTCGACATAGGTCGCGTCGGCGAGATCCGGATCGGTCATGATCGTCGCCGGGTTCGAGTTGACCAGGACGATGCGGTAGCCCTCGGCCTTCAGCGTCTTGCAGGCCTGGGTACCGGAATAGTCGAACTCGCAGGCCTGGCCGATGATGATGGGGCCCGCGCCGATGATCAGGATCGTCTTGATGTCTGTGCGCTTGGGCATGGTCTCGACCGGTTCCGTGCGGGCGCGCACGGCCCGTCCGATCGAAAGGAGCGGAGGCCAGCGCGTGCCCAAAGATGAATGCTAGGCGCTCGCTATAGACGGGGGAGGCGGCGGGGGGAAGCGGAAAGCGCTTCTTCCTGTCATGCGCGCACAGGCAGCGCGTTTCCCCCTTTGCGCAGTTGAGTGGCGGCGGGTGGGGTATAGCATCCGCTTCCGCGATGGCGTCGAGCCGGTTCGCGTCAGCTCCGGCCACGCCCTCCCCAACCAGAGGAGCTTGGCCATGCGTCAATCCGATCCGCAAAAGCTGGATGCCCTTGTCGGACGTCTCGTCGGAGACGTCGGAGCCTGCGTCACCGGCTCGCTCATCGTTCTCGGTGATCAGCTCGGCCTCTACCGGGCGATGGCTGATGGCGAGCCCGTCACTGCTGCGGAACTCGCCGGCAGGACCGGCCTGAAGGAACGCTATGTCCGCGAATGGCTCTCGGCCCAGGCCGCCGCCGAGTACATCCAATACGACGAGGGAAGCGACAGCTTCAACCTGTCGCCGGAGCAGGCCATGGCCTTCGCCGAGGAGGGCAGCCCGGCCTTCTTCGCCGGCGCCTTCGAGATCGTCCAGTCGATGTGGGTCGACGAGCCCAAGGTCGAAGAGGCCTTCAGGACCGGCAGCGGCCTCGGCTGGCACGAGCACAGCAACTGCCTGTTCCGCGGCACCGAGCGCTTCTTCCGTCCGGGCTACAACACCAATCTGGTGAACAGCTGGATTCCGGCGCTCGACGGCGTCAAGGCCAAGCTCGAAGCGGGAGCGGTGGTTGCCGATGTCGGCTGCGGCCATGGCGCCTCAACCATCCTGATGGCGCAGGCCTACCCGAAGTCGCGCTTCTACGCCTTCGACTATCACGGTCCCTCGATCGAAAAGGCGCGGGAGATAGCTGACAAGGCCGGCGTCGGCGATCGCATCGTCTTCGAGCGGGCCAGCGCCAAGGACTTCCCGGCGGCGAGCTATGATCTCGTCGCCATGTTCGACTGCCTGCACGATATGGGCGATCCGGTCGGGGCCGGCCGCCATGTCAGGGAGACGCTGGCCGAAGACGGCACCTGGATGATCGTCGAGCCCTTCGCCCACGACAAATTGAAGCAGAATATCAACCCGGTCGGCCGGATCTTCTACGGGGCGTCGACGATGATCTGCACGCCGGCCTCGCTGTCGCAGGAGGTCGGATTGGGGCTCGGGGCGCAGGCAGGCGAGATGCGGCTGCGCAAGGTTGCCTTGGACGCCGGCTTCACCCGCTTCCGCCGTGCCACCGAGACGCCGTTCAACATGGTGTTCGAGGTCAGGGCCTGAATTCGGCTACGACTGGAACGCAGAACCCGCCCGCCAGGAAGGCGAGCGGGCTTGCGTCTCTCCGGGTGATCCAGCTCAGCGCACCGGCGGCGCGATTGCGATCTCGCTGACGCGGGCGGCTTCGCGCGCCGCCGCCTTTCGGCGCTGTGTTGCGATCAGCAACAGGCCGAGCGCGCCGAGCTCGCAGGCGGCTCCGACGAAGCCGAGCTCCCAGGAGGCGCCATGGCGCAGCACCTGCTGGCCGAGCGCGGCGCCGGCGGCAATGCCGACATAGAGCGCCGAAGCGTTGAGCGAGAGCGCGACCACGACGGCATCGGGCGCCATCGCGGCGAGACGCGACATCTGCGAGGGATGTCCGGCCCAGCCGGCGCCGCTCCAGATCATCAGGATCACCGGCAGGACGAAGATCGCCACGGTCGGCGGCAAGGTCACCGCGACGAGCGAGGCGGCGGCGAGCGAGGTCGCGAGAAGGGTAAGCACGAAGGTCAGCGTCGGCACCGGGCCGAAGCGGTCGCTGGCCTGGCCGCCGAGCTGGTTGCCCAGCGCCGAGCCGATGCCGGTCAGCACCAGCGTCGCGCTTAGCCAGTGACCGGAAATGCCGGCATGGGCCGAGAGGAAGGGCGCGACATAGGTGTAGAGCGTAAAGGCGCCGGTGGTCCAAAGTGCGGTGGTGCCGAGTGCCAGCAGTACGTCGCCGCGGCGCGCGACCTGCAGCCGCTCGGCGAGTGTGTTGGCACCGCGCGGCAGGCCGGCCGGCATCTTGAACAGCAGGCCGGCGAGGGCGAGCGCGCCGAACAGCGCCACGACGAGGAAGGGGAAGTGCCAGCCTAGGGTGGCGACGGCGGTGCCGAGCGGCACGCCGAGGATTAGCGAGACGGTCATGCCGCCGGTGACCAGGGCGATGGCGCGGGCGCGGCGCTCAGGCGGGACCAGCGCGACCGCGACGGCGTTCGCCGCCGGCATGAACACGCCGGAAGCGAGCGCCATGACGATGCGCGCCAGCATCAGCGAGGAGAAATCGCTGGTGAAGGCGGCGACGAGATTGGCGAGCGTGAACACCGTGAGCGAGCCGACGAGCACGAGCTTGCGGTCGAGATTGCCGAACAGCGTCGAGAGCACCGGTGAGCCGATGGCGTAGGCGATGGCGAAGATCGAGATCAGCAGGCCGGCGGTGTCGACGCTGACGCCGAA is drawn from Bosea sp. Tri-49 and contains these coding sequences:
- a CDS encoding methyltransferase domain-containing protein, which codes for MRQSDPQKLDALVGRLVGDVGACVTGSLIVLGDQLGLYRAMADGEPVTAAELAGRTGLKERYVREWLSAQAAAEYIQYDEGSDSFNLSPEQAMAFAEEGSPAFFAGAFEIVQSMWVDEPKVEEAFRTGSGLGWHEHSNCLFRGTERFFRPGYNTNLVNSWIPALDGVKAKLEAGAVVADVGCGHGASTILMAQAYPKSRFYAFDYHGPSIEKAREIADKAGVGDRIVFERASAKDFPAASYDLVAMFDCLHDMGDPVGAGRHVRETLAEDGTWMIVEPFAHDKLKQNINPVGRIFYGASTMICTPASLSQEVGLGLGAQAGEMRLRKVALDAGFTRFRRATETPFNMVFEVRA
- a CDS encoding MFS transporter: MDIRLLLLAGGAFAIGTGSLVITGILPNLAAAFGVSVDTAGLLISIFAIAYAIGSPVLSTLFGNLDRKLVLVGSLTVFTLANLVAAFTSDFSSLMLARIVMALASGVFMPAANAVAVALVPPERRARAIALVTGGMTVSLILGVPLGTAVATLGWHFPFLVVALFGALALAGLLFKMPAGLPRGANTLAERLQVARRGDVLLALGTTALWTTGAFTLYTYVAPFLSAHAGISGHWLSATLVLTGIGSALGNQLGGQASDRFGPVPTLTFVLTLLATSLAAASLVAVTLPPTVAIFVLPVILMIWSGAGWAGHPSQMSRLAAMAPDAVVVALSLNASALYVGIAAGAALGQQVLRHGASWELGFVGAACELGALGLLLIATQRRKAAAREAARVSEIAIAPPVR